In Desulfonatronospira thiodismutans ASO3-1, a single window of DNA contains:
- the tssK gene encoding type VI secretion system baseplate subunit TssK: MNQKLARVRWEMGQTLLPGHLEAQEESLATEVDARLRNMGLPYYGLVRLQWNETMLPEGVLAVQSLTAIMPSGLFLDIPGNTRAEPMNLNNIGSVQVPVYMHLVIPGHEQQASSPHLDEPGDIPRKQHFIIFSSDQAQSDALESLRLGLFYKDPQGTWQLSSGSIPPFLQVGRCPFLQQELKELEQLLEVFQQKLSQEIAASYLSGDSMFSARECLKSSIRTGRMLANISAQYQPHPFYLYEALKEFLTDVALYRDMQPEHVLAPYDHEALGKCFQNILEPLKEHMRQFQRRATFLPFEFKDGLHQVDLPGQVKEAKEFYLLVQKSHVHAAVSLQNLKLGGRSRLSTIHRLALQGIPLKKIERPPFQHKFGPEVDFYQLQPGEEWDQALRDLSLAFYDMPAFSGVRFFVYWRGA, from the coding sequence ATGAACCAGAAGCTGGCGCGAGTTAGATGGGAAATGGGACAAACCCTGCTTCCCGGCCATCTGGAGGCGCAGGAAGAATCCCTGGCGACTGAAGTGGATGCACGCCTGCGCAACATGGGATTGCCATATTATGGTCTGGTACGCCTGCAATGGAACGAGACCATGCTGCCTGAGGGTGTGCTGGCCGTACAGAGCCTGACAGCCATAATGCCTTCCGGGCTTTTTCTTGATATTCCCGGCAATACCCGGGCTGAGCCTATGAATTTGAACAACATAGGATCTGTGCAGGTGCCGGTATATATGCACCTGGTTATACCAGGTCATGAGCAGCAGGCATCATCTCCGCATCTGGATGAACCTGGAGATATCCCCCGCAAGCAGCACTTTATAATCTTTTCTTCAGACCAGGCCCAGTCTGATGCTCTGGAGAGTCTGCGCCTGGGGCTTTTTTACAAAGATCCTCAGGGAACATGGCAGCTGTCCAGTGGTTCCATTCCTCCTTTTCTGCAAGTGGGACGTTGTCCATTTCTTCAGCAGGAACTCAAAGAGCTTGAGCAGTTGCTGGAGGTGTTTCAGCAGAAGCTTTCCCAGGAAATAGCTGCCAGTTACCTGAGCGGCGACAGTATGTTCAGTGCCAGGGAATGCCTTAAAAGCTCCATTCGGACAGGGCGGATGCTGGCCAATATTTCTGCCCAGTATCAGCCTCATCCCTTTTATCTGTATGAGGCCCTCAAGGAATTTTTGACGGATGTAGCTCTTTATCGCGATATGCAGCCAGAGCACGTGCTGGCCCCATACGATCACGAGGCACTGGGCAAGTGTTTTCAAAACATCCTGGAACCTTTGAAGGAACATATGCGTCAGTTTCAGCGAAGAGCCACCTTTTTGCCCTTTGAATTCAAAGACGGATTACACCAGGTGGACCTTCCAGGGCAGGTCAAGGAGGCTAAGGAGTTTTATCTTCTGGTGCAGAAAAGCCATGTCCACGCTGCCGTTTCCCTGCAGAACCTCAAGCTTGGAGGGCGCAGTCGCTTATCTACCATCCACAGGCTGGCCCTGCAGGGGATACCCCTGAAAAAAATTGAGCGACCGCCATTCCAGCACAAGTTTGGCCCGGAAGTGGATTTTTACCAGCTTCAGCCAGGCGAAGAATGGGATCAGGCCCTGCGGGATCTGTCCTTAGCTTTTTATGATATGCCTGCTTTCAGTGGAGTCAGGTTTTTTGTTTACTGGAGGGGTGCATAA
- the tssC gene encoding type VI secretion system contractile sheath large subunit, translating into MAEEKQQAEKTEEQTQEAIDLKRFLSSMRLSTEVSEPVPMVQDGLSSVQENISDEDRFISGLAALLMNVDPSTGRFDKALIQDIVAQIDEMVNSQLNEIIHHDNFKQVESNWRSLNDLIQNTNFKANVMIDILDVSKDELFEDFESNAVDITGSALFKKVYVSEYDQFGGKPFGGIIGLYEFTHTPQDEFWLKTMGKVAAASHAPFLSSVSPSFFGCDSIEELAGIKDLEGLMNHPKYGSWNQLRDSEEAAYLGLTLPRYIVRLPYDPAKNPTGDLNFYEDVKGDNNEDYLWGSSAILFAQNMVRSFVQSGWCQYLRGPKGGGLVTGLPVHAFNIRGEEEIKVPVEMVVPDYRELEFANAGFIPLVYRKGSAEAAFFSAQSLKKAKKFKDPKDTENSQLVTNLSYTFSVTRVAHYVKSIMRDNIGTSADAAYIKQALEKWIFKYVTTVVNPDDLTLRNYPFKAATVDVVPREGMIGWYDCSISILPHIQFEGMDVELKLDARL; encoded by the coding sequence ATGGCGGAAGAAAAACAGCAGGCAGAAAAGACTGAAGAGCAAACCCAGGAAGCCATTGATTTAAAAAGGTTCCTGTCCAGTATGCGTCTGAGTACTGAAGTGAGTGAACCGGTGCCCATGGTTCAGGACGGCCTGTCCAGTGTGCAGGAAAATATAAGCGATGAAGACCGCTTTATATCCGGCCTGGCGGCTTTGCTGATGAACGTTGATCCATCAACAGGACGTTTTGACAAGGCCCTGATCCAGGACATTGTGGCCCAGATTGATGAAATGGTAAACAGTCAGCTCAATGAAATCATTCATCACGATAACTTCAAGCAGGTGGAGTCCAACTGGCGTTCCTTGAATGATCTTATCCAGAATACCAATTTTAAAGCCAATGTCATGATTGACATCCTGGATGTTTCCAAGGACGAGCTCTTTGAAGACTTTGAGAGTAACGCCGTGGACATCACTGGAAGCGCACTTTTTAAAAAGGTCTACGTATCCGAATATGACCAGTTTGGAGGCAAACCTTTTGGCGGCATAATCGGTCTTTACGAATTTACTCACACCCCTCAGGACGAATTCTGGCTTAAAACCATGGGCAAGGTTGCAGCGGCCAGCCATGCGCCCTTTTTAAGCTCTGTTTCCCCCAGTTTTTTTGGTTGCGACAGCATAGAAGAGCTTGCCGGGATCAAGGATCTGGAAGGTCTGATGAATCATCCCAAGTACGGTTCCTGGAACCAATTGCGTGACTCCGAGGAAGCGGCCTACCTGGGACTGACTCTGCCCAGGTATATTGTTCGTCTGCCGTATGATCCGGCTAAAAACCCCACAGGGGATCTCAATTTTTATGAAGACGTCAAAGGAGATAATAACGAGGACTATCTGTGGGGCAGTTCGGCCATCCTGTTTGCTCAGAACATGGTACGTTCATTTGTCCAGTCCGGGTGGTGCCAGTATCTCAGAGGGCCTAAAGGCGGGGGGCTGGTGACCGGACTTCCGGTGCACGCCTTCAACATCCGGGGTGAAGAAGAAATCAAGGTCCCTGTGGAAATGGTTGTTCCGGATTACCGCGAACTGGAATTTGCCAATGCCGGTTTTATTCCCCTGGTTTACCGCAAAGGTTCGGCAGAGGCCGCTTTTTTCAGTGCTCAGTCACTGAAAAAGGCCAAAAAATTCAAGGATCCCAAAGATACGGAAAACTCGCAACTGGTAACAAACCTGTCATATACTTTTTCCGTCACCAGGGTAGCTCATTACGTCAAAAGCATCATGCGGGACAACATCGGCACCAGTGCTGATGCTGCCTATATCAAGCAGGCTCTTGAAAAATGGATATTCAAGTATGTCACTACTGTTGTCAATCCCGACGACCTGACACTGCGCAATTATCCGTTCAAAGCTGCTACAGTTGACGTTGTCCCCAGAGAGGGAATGATTGGCTGGTATGACTGCTCCATAAGCATTCTGCCCCATATTCAGTTTGAAGGCATGGATGTGGAACTCAAACTCGATGCCCGGCTTTAG
- the tssB gene encoding type VI secretion system contractile sheath small subunit yields MAIQDEIPKSRLTLRYRTEINGQPQDVQLPLRLLVTGDYSLGSSKDRKLDLDERKMRNMDGRNTDAVMKDMGINLKFSVPNKIDPDKEEDMEVELPIESMKGFSPDQVAQNVPKLKGLLALKRLVQEVNSNIDNRKEFRKLLSDLISNPDALSKMQEELKAFENFKLPKGKAQQE; encoded by the coding sequence ATGGCTATTCAGGATGAGATTCCCAAGTCGCGGCTGACTCTGCGGTACCGCACAGAAATAAACGGTCAGCCTCAGGATGTACAGCTGCCATTGAGGCTGCTTGTAACCGGTGACTATTCACTGGGAAGTTCCAAGGACAGAAAACTGGATCTGGATGAGCGCAAGATGCGCAACATGGATGGCAGAAATACAGATGCCGTTATGAAGGATATGGGCATTAACCTGAAATTTTCTGTCCCCAACAAGATCGATCCAGACAAAGAAGAAGACATGGAAGTGGAGTTGCCCATTGAAAGCATGAAAGGTTTTTCCCCGGATCAGGTGGCTCAAAACGTGCCCAAGCTCAAGGGGCTGCTTGCTCTAAAGAGGCTGGTGCAGGAAGTAAATTCCAATATCGACAATCGCAAGGAATTTCGCAAGCTTTTAAGCGATCTCATCAGCAATCCTGATGCATTGTCCAAAATGCAGGAAGAGCTTAAGGCATTTGAAAATTTTAAGCTCCCTAAAGGCAAAGCCCAACAAGAATAA
- a CDS encoding IS1595-like element ISDth3 family transposase encodes MEDYPTTILELEDRFSFEKDCREYLFKLRWPEGFRCSRCSHEQYWQRTNGLFECKGCGFQVSVTAGTIFQDTKKPLRLWFRAVWHVTSQKYGANALGLQRVLGLGSYRTAWSWLHKLRRAMVRPGRDKLSGIVQVDESMFGGKRPGKRGRGASGKALVCIVAQVDGQRIGRIRLQVIPDASAESLEAAIMNTIEPGTVVQTDGWRGYNQLQKKGYAHEIVRSDYVIGDDLLPFCHRVASLLKRWLTGTHQGSVSHKHLGYYLDEFTFRFNRRTSRSRGKLFYRLIQQALMIDPVTNKSLVKKQEVEK; translated from the coding sequence ATGGAGGACTACCCGACAACTATTCTTGAACTGGAAGATCGGTTCAGCTTTGAAAAAGATTGCCGTGAGTACCTTTTTAAACTTCGCTGGCCCGAGGGGTTCCGGTGTTCGCGGTGCAGCCATGAACAATATTGGCAGAGAACCAACGGCCTCTTTGAATGCAAAGGATGCGGGTTTCAGGTTTCTGTAACTGCCGGTACGATTTTTCAAGACACCAAGAAGCCTCTTCGTCTCTGGTTTAGAGCTGTTTGGCACGTGACCAGTCAGAAGTATGGGGCCAATGCGTTGGGTCTTCAACGTGTCCTCGGACTTGGGAGCTATCGTACTGCTTGGTCTTGGTTGCATAAACTTCGTCGAGCAATGGTTAGACCTGGAAGGGATAAGCTATCCGGAATCGTCCAGGTCGATGAAAGCATGTTTGGTGGCAAAAGGCCTGGCAAAAGAGGCCGTGGAGCCAGTGGAAAGGCTTTGGTATGCATAGTTGCACAAGTTGATGGTCAGCGGATTGGCAGGATCAGGCTTCAAGTTATCCCAGATGCTTCTGCTGAGAGCCTGGAAGCTGCAATTATGAATACCATTGAGCCAGGAACCGTTGTTCAAACTGATGGCTGGCGAGGATACAACCAACTTCAAAAAAAGGGCTATGCTCATGAAATCGTTCGCAGTGATTACGTTATTGGCGATGATCTGCTGCCCTTTTGTCATCGCGTAGCAAGTCTTCTAAAAAGATGGCTTACAGGGACACATCAAGGTTCGGTAAGCCACAAACACCTTGGTTATTACTTGGACGAGTTTACATTCCGTTTTAATCGAAGGACTTCTCGATCACGAGGAAAACTCTTCTATAGGTTAATACAACAGGCTCTGATGATTGATCCGGTCACAAACAAATCTTTGGTTAAAAAACAAGAAGTTGAGAAATGA
- a CDS encoding MDR/zinc-dependent alcohol dehydrogenase-like family protein, with protein MQAVIFHETLRYVQDHPVPGPEKGQARIRVNLAGICRTDLEIMKGYKGYKGILGHEFTGVVESCNDASWVGKRVVGEINAACGLCEWCMAGLGRHCPNRETLGISGLDGCMAEYCVLPVTNLFSADGLSEERAVLTEPLAAACEILEQVPLQGNERVVVLGDGRLGILCAWVLATVAGRVTLRGHHRDKLELARWRSLETSLRGEGIEPGADVVVDATGSGRGIEQAMDLCRPRGTIVLKSTVALQGEVNLAPLVVNEITLVGSRCGQFSHALDMMHRFPDMPLERLITHRYPLHQALEAFETAQSGEALKVILEVHKG; from the coding sequence ATGCAGGCTGTAATTTTTCATGAGACACTGCGCTATGTGCAGGATCATCCAGTGCCCGGTCCGGAAAAGGGTCAGGCCAGGATAAGAGTGAATCTGGCCGGGATCTGCAGGACCGACCTGGAGATCATGAAGGGCTACAAGGGCTACAAGGGCATCCTGGGCCATGAGTTCACCGGGGTGGTGGAAAGCTGTAATGATGCTTCCTGGGTCGGCAAGCGTGTCGTGGGGGAGATAAATGCGGCTTGCGGCCTCTGCGAGTGGTGCATGGCAGGACTTGGCCGGCACTGTCCCAACCGCGAAACTCTGGGGATTTCAGGCCTGGACGGATGTATGGCCGAGTACTGTGTACTGCCGGTGACAAATTTGTTCAGCGCCGATGGCCTTTCTGAGGAAAGGGCTGTTTTGACCGAGCCCCTGGCCGCGGCCTGTGAGATCCTGGAGCAGGTTCCCCTGCAGGGCAATGAAAGGGTGGTGGTTCTGGGAGACGGCCGCCTGGGTATTCTCTGCGCCTGGGTCCTGGCCACGGTTGCAGGCCGGGTGACCCTGAGGGGGCATCACCGGGACAAGCTGGAGCTGGCCCGGTGGCGTAGTCTTGAGACCTCCCTGCGGGGAGAAGGAATAGAGCCGGGAGCAGATGTCGTGGTGGACGCCACAGGCTCGGGCAGGGGAATTGAGCAGGCCATGGACCTGTGCCGGCCCCGGGGGACCATAGTGCTCAAGTCCACAGTGGCCCTGCAGGGCGAGGTAAACCTGGCCCCGCTGGTGGTAAACGAGATCACCCTGGTGGGGTCACGCTGCGGGCAGTTCAGCCACGCCCTGGACATGATGCACAGATTCCCGGACATGCCCCTGGAGCGCCTGATCACCCACCGCTATCCCCTGCACCAGGCCCTGGAGGCCTTTGAAACGGCCCAAAGCGGTGAAGCACTGAAGGTAATCCTGGAAGTTCACAAGGGATGA
- a CDS encoding uracil-xanthine permease family protein: MQNNKSSTFKDMKKRSRAPGHLLYAVDEHPPWWMSALLGLQLVLLIVGPITITPVVVARVAEIDPGQFSWIIFASLVASGIGTFVQVRRVGKIGAGYLLFIGSSGAFIACSLAAAEVGGMSLVATMAVLSAPLQILFGLFLGPLRRIITPLVGGVIIMLIVVSVLGIALDLMSGQQEDVPQSYYLLVSVGTLVFILLLAVFGNRVVRLWSLVLGIFAGTLMASFLGMTDFSGLAGESWAGLPSGSWPGFSLVPAPEFLSIYLAFALVTIVGGVETLGDSMAIQKISQRNFRKIDYERVQGAIYADGTANAIAGALGTIPNTTYSNAIPAVELTGVSARRVGYCAALILVLLAFSPKMAALIAAIPSPVIGAFLFVLLSMLFVTGIKLAASHGLNYESGIIIGVSFWTGYAFENQFFFPDMIPEAAEPFMANGMAMGGLAAILLSLLFHLRPAGQASFVVERNVRDFTRLQNFINEYASARKIAPYQLQKLHLTAEELFAYLCASEEFKAPRMQVNLRRENRKIYVEFIDSSSARDLDFALEALEEKDGEVDPAELGLLLLGKYAENIRHIKIGGINYISFELPDEE; this comes from the coding sequence ATGCAGAATAATAAAAGTTCGACTTTCAAAGACATGAAGAAACGGTCCAGGGCTCCGGGCCATCTTTTGTATGCCGTTGACGAGCATCCTCCATGGTGGATGAGTGCATTGCTGGGCCTGCAGCTGGTACTGCTCATCGTTGGTCCCATAACCATTACTCCGGTGGTGGTGGCCAGGGTGGCTGAAATCGACCCCGGGCAGTTCTCTTGGATCATTTTCGCCTCGCTTGTGGCCAGCGGCATCGGTACCTTTGTCCAGGTCCGGCGGGTGGGCAAAATCGGGGCAGGGTATCTGCTGTTTATCGGTTCCTCAGGGGCGTTTATCGCCTGTTCTCTGGCAGCGGCCGAGGTAGGGGGCATGTCCCTGGTGGCCACCATGGCTGTTCTTTCGGCTCCGCTGCAGATTCTTTTCGGGCTGTTTTTAGGTCCTTTGCGCAGGATCATCACTCCCCTGGTGGGAGGCGTGATCATAATGCTCATTGTAGTCAGTGTGCTGGGAATCGCCCTGGATCTCATGAGCGGACAGCAGGAGGATGTTCCGCAAAGTTACTACCTCCTGGTATCAGTGGGCACTCTGGTGTTCATCCTCCTCCTGGCGGTGTTCGGAAACAGGGTGGTGCGTTTGTGGAGCCTGGTGCTGGGTATTTTTGCCGGCACACTCATGGCATCATTTCTGGGCATGACCGACTTTTCCGGGCTGGCCGGGGAAAGCTGGGCCGGACTGCCTTCGGGCAGCTGGCCTGGATTCTCCCTGGTCCCTGCACCTGAGTTTTTGTCCATATACCTGGCCTTTGCCCTGGTGACCATTGTGGGGGGCGTGGAAACCCTGGGCGACAGCATGGCCATCCAGAAGATCTCACAGCGAAATTTCCGCAAAATCGACTATGAAAGGGTCCAGGGGGCCATATATGCCGATGGTACAGCCAACGCAATAGCCGGAGCCCTGGGAACAATCCCCAACACCACCTATTCCAATGCCATTCCGGCGGTGGAGCTTACCGGTGTTTCCGCCCGCAGGGTCGGCTACTGCGCTGCCCTTATCCTGGTGCTTCTGGCCTTTTCCCCCAAAATGGCCGCACTCATTGCCGCAATTCCTTCCCCTGTAATCGGGGCTTTTTTGTTTGTCCTGCTGTCCATGCTTTTTGTAACCGGGATAAAGCTGGCGGCTTCCCATGGGCTTAATTATGAAAGCGGGATTATAATCGGGGTTTCCTTCTGGACAGGCTATGCCTTTGAAAACCAGTTCTTTTTCCCTGATATGATTCCGGAAGCTGCCGAGCCTTTCATGGCCAATGGCATGGCCATGGGCGGACTTGCCGCTATTTTGCTAAGCCTTCTCTTTCACTTGAGACCCGCAGGCCAGGCCAGCTTTGTCGTGGAGCGCAACGTGCGGGATTTTACCCGGCTGCAGAATTTTATCAATGAATACGCCTCAGCCAGGAAGATTGCCCCTTATCAGTTACAGAAGCTGCACCTCACCGCAGAGGAACTTTTCGCTTATCTCTGCGCTTCAGAAGAGTTCAAGGCTCCGCGCATGCAGGTGAACCTGCGCAGGGAAAACAGAAAAATTTACGTGGAATTCATCGACTCTTCCTCTGCCCGGGACCTGGACTTTGCCCTTGAGGCACTAGAGGAAAAAGACGGAGAGGTGGATCCCGCAGAACTCGGGCTTCTTCTTCTGGGAAAATATGCCGAAAACATAAGGCATATCAAGATCGGAGGTATCAACTATATTTCCTTTGAGCTGCCTGATGAAGAGTAG
- a CDS encoding C45 family autoproteolytic acyltransferase/hydolase, with product MRSNVFFRPGKVITLLVAVSVVCMLCASSWALAGSNGSQPADVTGESVDEFEGGERYQAGEINILHLSGSYREMGRQYGRLLSKPMQDLYQSAIVEYFKKEKGLSSEDMLLAARGLYEFYPRRFKDIMEGMAETSGLSLEEHILLNALELYGTMSGCSAIFAWDDYTPGGQLIAGRNYDWFDSYTDFAESLTVTVFNPDSGVPATIVTFAGVIYATTGMNAKGLFLELNNALPSGGGLTYTNRVHAISNLMAFLFDYESMEQLDAAMNTTRSNFSYIINTADSRGAYSYEWPPFDLLRRSGDEPGLLVSTNHFVDPSWGLMQQEGTGFRSVERRDNLLEQARKYKGNIDLGKMKDMLDTPLEKGGPTWPDQGDIRTVYQVVAVPESLALWVKVPGFQDWIGIDLKSLFHEQGSEVRGSG from the coding sequence ATGAGATCCAATGTTTTTTTCAGGCCGGGCAAAGTAATCACCTTGCTGGTTGCGGTTTCCGTGGTATGTATGCTGTGCGCATCTTCTTGGGCTCTGGCCGGCAGTAATGGTTCCCAGCCAGCAGACGTTACAGGGGAGTCTGTAGACGAATTTGAAGGCGGGGAGCGGTATCAGGCCGGTGAGATCAATATCCTTCATCTTTCCGGATCATACCGGGAAATGGGGCGTCAATACGGCAGGTTGCTGTCCAAACCCATGCAAGATCTTTATCAGTCAGCCATTGTAGAATATTTTAAAAAAGAGAAGGGGCTTTCTTCTGAGGACATGCTTCTGGCCGCCAGAGGTCTCTACGAATTTTATCCCCGGCGATTCAAGGATATCATGGAAGGAATGGCCGAGACGTCCGGTCTTTCCCTTGAGGAGCACATCCTGCTCAATGCCCTGGAACTTTACGGCACCATGAGCGGATGCTCCGCCATATTTGCCTGGGATGATTATACGCCCGGCGGACAGCTGATTGCCGGAAGAAACTACGACTGGTTCGACAGCTACACGGATTTTGCCGAAAGCCTCACCGTTACCGTCTTCAATCCGGATTCCGGAGTTCCAGCTACTATTGTCACCTTTGCCGGGGTAATCTATGCCACAACCGGAATGAATGCCAAGGGGCTTTTTCTGGAGCTGAACAATGCATTACCTTCCGGTGGTGGACTCACCTATACCAACCGGGTACATGCCATAAGCAATCTCATGGCTTTTCTTTTCGACTACGAAAGCATGGAACAACTGGACGCGGCCATGAACACCACCCGTTCCAATTTTTCCTATATTATTAATACAGCCGACTCCAGGGGGGCTTATTCCTATGAATGGCCACCTTTTGATCTCCTCCGCCGCTCAGGGGATGAGCCCGGGCTTCTGGTGTCCACCAACCATTTTGTTGATCCCTCATGGGGACTGATGCAACAGGAGGGTACCGGGTTTCGATCCGTTGAGCGCCGCGACAACCTGCTGGAGCAGGCCCGCAAATACAAGGGAAATATTGATCTGGGGAAAATGAAGGACATGTTGGACACGCCCCTGGAAAAGGGCGGACCCACCTGGCCGGATCAAGGTGATATCCGGACCGTTTATCAGGTAGTCGCAGTGCCGGAGTCGCTCGCTTTGTGGGTCAAGGTGCCCGGCTTTCAGGACTGGATCGGTATTGACCTCAAATCACTTTTTCATGAACAGGGATCAGAAGTCAGAGGTTCGGGGTAA
- a CDS encoding plasmid stability-like protein, with the protein MFLLDANVVSELRKIRRGKADPGVMPWAEGAVSSAFYLCVITAQELEIRILLADIRDPEKGKILRFWLKGRTLKALDV; encoded by the coding sequence ATGTTCCTGCTGGATGCCAATGTTGTCTCCGAGTTGAGAAAAATCCGCCGAGGCAAGGCTGATCCGGGTGTTATGCCATGGGCCGAAGGAGCCGTCAGCAGTGCTTTCTACCTCTGTGTAATAACAGCTCAAGAGCTGGAAATCCGGATTCTGCTGGCTGATATACGTGATCCGGAAAAGGGAAAAATTTTGCGTTTTTGGTTGAAAGGCAGAACCCTAAAGGCCTTGGATGTGTAA
- a CDS encoding cupin domain-containing protein — MNTKKCIASFMLLTLLLWTNAWAGEETGVESQVLIQTSKSWDGEMLPDYPEGTPEIKVLRITVPPGTTLPLHKHPVINVGVLLKGELKVVTEEDETLILQSGEAIVEVVDKWHYGVNEADEPAEIIVFYAGTSDKPVTVEK, encoded by the coding sequence TTGAATACGAAAAAATGTATCGCTTCATTTATGCTGCTGACCCTGCTCTTGTGGACAAACGCATGGGCTGGTGAAGAGACCGGGGTTGAATCGCAGGTACTCATTCAGACCAGCAAGAGCTGGGACGGGGAAATGCTTCCCGATTATCCAGAGGGTACTCCTGAAATAAAGGTGCTTAGAATAACTGTGCCTCCGGGGACAACACTGCCCCTGCACAAGCACCCTGTAATCAACGTCGGTGTTCTGCTAAAGGGAGAGTTGAAGGTGGTCACGGAAGAAGACGAGACCCTCATCCTTCAGTCTGGAGAAGCCATAGTGGAGGTGGTGGATAAATGGCATTACGGGGTAAACGAGGCGGACGAACCGGCAGAGATAATTGTATTTTACGCCGGCACATCCGACAAGCCGGTAACTGTGGAAAAATAA